The proteins below are encoded in one region of Eucalyptus grandis isolate ANBG69807.140 unplaced genomic scaffold, ASM1654582v1 tig00002652, whole genome shotgun sequence:
- the LOC120290111 gene encoding LOW QUALITY PROTEIN: nuclear transcription factor Y subunit C-2-like (The sequence of the model RefSeq protein was modified relative to this genomic sequence to represent the inferred CDS: inserted 1 base in 1 codon), with protein MDQTEQTQQQQQQQQVVGVVAGTNQMAYAPPFPTAPVVATGTPAVPIPSPTQAPSTFPGSPHQLAYQQAQHFHHQQHQQQQQQLQMFWAGQMQEIEQTQDFKNHSLPLARIKKIMKADEDVRMISAEAPVVFAKACEMFILELTLRSWIHTEENKRRTLXKNDIAAAISRTDVFDFLVDIIPRDELKEEGLGVTKATIPVVGSPADIPYYYVPPQHPMGHPSTIMGKPADQAALYAAQQPQPPVSFMPWPHAQSQQTQDDQQTNS; from the exons ATGGATCAGACGGAACAAacacagcagcagcagcagcagcagcaagtaGTCGGGGTTGTGGCTGGCACCAACCAAATGGCATATGCCCCTCCATTTCCAACTGCTCCTGTAGTTGCTACTGGCACTCCTGCTGTACCCATACCTTCCCCGACTCAGGCACCCAGTACTTTCCCTGGCTCTCCTCATCAGCTTGCATACCAACAAGCCCAACACTTCCATCACCAACagcatcagcagcagcagcaacagcttCAAATGTTCTGGGCAGGTCAGATGCAAGAAATTGAGCAAACTCAGGACTTCAAGAATCACAGCCTTCCCCTTGCCCgaatcaagaaaataatgaaagcGGATGAAGATGTACGAATGATTTCTGCTGAGGCTCCAGTCGTATTTGCAAAAGCTTGTGAGATGTTTATCTTGGAGCTGACTTTGCGTTCTTGGATTCACACAGAAGAAAACAAACGGAGGACAC CAAAGAATGATATAGCAGCTGCTATCTCCAGGACAGATGTGTTTGATTTCTTGGTTGACATAATTCCAAGAGATGAGTTAAAGGAGGAAGGCCTAGGAGTTACTAAGGCTACCATTCCTGTGGTTGGCTCTCCAGCTGATATTCCATATTATTATGTCCCACCACAACACCCCATGGGACATCCAAGTACGATCATGGGAAAGCCTGCTGATCAAGCAGCACTTTATGCTGCCCAGCAGCCTCAACCGCCGGTTTCTTTCATGCCCTGGCCGCATGCTCAATCTCAGCAAACCCAAGATGATCAGCAAACGAATTCTTGA
- the LOC104448685 gene encoding LOW QUALITY PROTEIN: uncharacterized protein LOC104448685 (The sequence of the model RefSeq protein was modified relative to this genomic sequence to represent the inferred CDS: inserted 1 base in 1 codon), which produces MALYASSSSLLRLKTIPPSHSLSPRPFPRPLLRSDRAKAAPPASRALREWRDYEDAVKRKDLASALRFLRSQSVAGDVVGDDYEGDEVGMYLSGKPEERDWEVLDTCLNADDMKLVTSAYALLKDRGFLPNFGKFRTIVLEGPRDVTPAVLKSSTGLEVTRFSPKKWGLDGTSSTLLVAFLGGVSFLLSQGIDIRPKLAVILGLAFADSVFLGGSCLAQISSYWPPYRRRILVHEAGHLLTAYLMGCPIRGVILDPIIAMQMGIQGQAGTQFWDEKMDKELAEGRLSSTAFDRYSMVLFAGIAAEALIYGDAEGGENDENMFRSLCVLLEPPXSVAQMSNQARWAVLQSYNLLKWHKQAHRAAVNALESGFSLSMAIREIEEAMSSRK; this is translated from the exons ATGGCGCTCtacgcctcctcctcctctcttcttcgcCTCAAAACAATCCCGCCGTCGCATTCTCTCTCGCCCCGACCCTTTCCCCGCCCGCTCTTGCGATCGGACCGTGCGAAAGCAGCGCCTCCTGCCTCGAGAGCTCTCCGAGAATGGCGGGATTACGAAGACGCGGTGAAGCGCAAGGACCTTGCTTCCGCCCTCCGGTTCTTGAGGTCCCAATCTGTTGCGGGCGACGTTGTTGGGGATGACTATGAGGGAGACGAGGTGGGGATGTACCTGTCTGGGAAACCGGAGGAGAGGGATTGGGAGGTCCTGGATACGTGCTTGAACGCCGACGATATGAAGCTCGTCACCAGTGCTTACGCCCTTCTCAAGGACCGGGGTTTCTTGCCCAATTTCGGCAAGTTCCGGACCATCG TTCTGGAGGGACCGAGGGACGTTACGCCCGCAGTACTCAAGTCTTCCACTGGGTTGGAAG TCACTAGATTTTCCCCCAAGAAGTGGGGTCTTGATGGAACCTCGAGTACCCTCTTGGTCGCTTTTCTCGGCGgagtttcctttcttctctcgcAAGGGATTGATATTAGACCTAAGCTGGCGGTGATACTAGGACTAGCTTTTGCGGACTCAGTGTTCCTTGGTGGTTCTTGTTTAGCTCAAATTTCAAGCTATTGGCCTCCATATCGCCGACGAATCCTTGTCCATGAAGCTGGCCATCTCCTTACAG CATACTTGATGGGTTGCCCAATACGTGGCGTAATTTTGGATCCAATCATTGCAATGCAAATGGGCATTCAGGGACAG GCAGGGACGCAGTTTTGGGATGAGAAGATGGACAAAGAACTCGCTGAGGGGCGGCTAAGCAGCACTGCCTTTGATAG GTATTCCATGGTGCTTTTTGCTGGCATCGCTGCTGAAGCTCTTATCTATGGTGATGCTGAGGGTGGAGAAAATGATGAGAATATGTTTAGGAGCCTATGTGTCCTATTGGAACCCC TGTCAGTTGCACAG ATGTCAAATCAGGCCAGGTGGGCAGTTCTGCAGTCTTATAATCTGCTCAAATGGCATAAACAAGCCCATCGAGCTGCTGTGAATGCTCTGGAGAGTGGCTTCAGTCTTAGCATGGCAATCAGGGAAATTGAGGAAGCAATGTCTTCTCGGAAATGA
- the LOC120290113 gene encoding protein DETOXIFICATION 43-like: MPDPGAESVGHLSPVTEDSDVDNQGMPDPGAESVGHLSPVTEDSDVDNQGMPDPGAESVGHLSPVTEEGAGGNDPQHLSPITEDSDVDIQGMPEDASGRDPRAESDQLPLPSKWHLPIAVFFGNLRQVFSLDELAREILGIAFPAILTLAANFATSLIHSAFLRHLGPIELAAVGFSIAGFNQLMNVFMFALTIITTSVVAKENTLGKTSANLGEVERLDSLERGSDANLSVKIGQGLFHKRSQPAFKERGPHSTSGAGSLELRVGKTCDDLAEDDNVEIKEPTPDDEVVPAEARTRSKERQRIPSASSALVVAGILGVLLAFCLRSGAEALLRFMGIKPGSLSLTSATRYLKLRSLAAPAVLLSFVIQGVFLGLKDAKTPLYATVAGELANIGLDPVLTFVFHLGVGWVAVAHIVSQYMIFLILLWRLIKRVYILPPSLKAMRFRQFIKNGLLLVVWAMALTSGSSLAYGLAARLGSGPLEALLICLKLWTTPTIIAGGLAAAGQAILAGAFAEKDYDKAIATTSRVLQMGLIIGLGLTVIIGVGLSLGSGVLSRDVNVQHLISLGIPFIAAAQLVNCLLVVFDGLNFGLSDFTYSTYSMVLISMISLALLFLLSEGYGFIGIWIALSISLGLRIVACIWRMGSKNGPWRFLGEGLLPRRF; encoded by the exons ATGCCTGATCCTGGGGCAGAAAGCGTTGGGCATCTCTCTCCAGTCACTGAGGACAGTGATGTAGATAATCAGGGGATGCCTGATCCTGGGGCAGAAAGCGTTGGGCATCTCTCTCCAGTCACTGAGGACAGTGATGTAGATAATCAGGGCATGCCTGATCCTGGGGCAGAAAGCGTTGGGCATCTCTCCCCAGTCACTGAGGAAGGCGCTGGCGGGAATGATCCGCAGCATCTGTCGCCAATCACTGAGGACAGTGATGTGGATATTCAGGGCATGCCAGAAGACGCCAGTGGGCGTGATCCTAGGGCGGAAAGCGATCAGCTGCCATTGCCAAGCAAGTGGCATCTACCAATTGCGGTCTTCTTCGGTAATTTGCG GCAAGTGTTCAGCTTGGATGAACTTGCTCGAGAGATACTGGGGATCGCTTTTCCTGCTATCTTGACTTTGGCTGCTAATTTTGCCACGTCCTTAATTCATTCTGCCTTCCTTCGTCATTTAG GTCCAATAGAGCTTGCGGCTGTAGGATTTTCGATCGCTGGATTCAATCAACTTATGAATGTTTTTATGTTCGCTCTGACCATCATAACAACATCCGTTGTCGCAAAAGAGAATACTCTAGGCAAAACAAGTGCCAACCTTGGAGAAGTTGAAAGGCTTGATTCATTGGAAAGAGGTTCAGATGCAAATTTGTCAGTGAAGATCGGCCAGGGCTTATTTCATAAAAGAAGCCAACCAGCCTTCAAGGAGCGAGGTCCACACTCGACCTCAG GGGCAGGTTCACTGGAGCTCAGAGTTGGAAAAACATGTGATGATCTGGCTGAAGATGACAACGTAGAAATCAAAGAACCAACGCCTGATGATGAGGTGGTCCCAGCAGAAG CAAGGACTCGTAGCAAGGAAAGACAGCGTATTCCTTCAGCATCTTCTGCCCTAGTAGTTGCTGGGATCCTTGGTGTCTTGCTAGCATTTTGTCTAAGATCGGGTGCTGAAGCCCTCTTGAGATTTATGGGGATAAAACCC ggttctctctctctaacctcTGCTACAAGATATCTGAAGCTAAGATCCCTTGCAGCTCCAGCTGTTCTTCTATCTTTTGTAATCCAAGGCGTGTTTCTAGGCCTTAAGGATGCCAAGACTCCTCTCTATGCCACTG TTGCAGGAGAGCTCGCAAATATTGGATTAGATCCAGTACTCACCTTCGTTTTCCACTTGGGTGTTGGTTGGGTTGCTGTTGCACACATTGTATCTCA ATACATGATATTTCTTATTCTGTTATGGAGGTTGATAAAAAGAGTTTATATCTTACCTCCAAGCCTTAAGGCTATGCGCTTTCGTCAGTTTATAAAAAATG GACTTCTTTTGGTGGTATGGGCGATGGCTCTCACCTCTGGTTCTAGCCTTGCTTATGGGCTGGCTGCAAGGCTGGGTTCAGGACCGTTAGAGGCATTATTAATATGCTTAAAGCTTTGGACAACACCAACAATAATTGCTGGTGGTTTGGCTGCTGCTGGACAGGCAATCCTAGCTGGTGCATTTGCGGAAAAAGATTATGACAAGGCAATTGCAACTACATCTAGGGTATTACAG ATGGGATTAATTATTGGCCTAGGGCTCACTGTTATTATTGGTGTGGGCCTGAGTTTGGGATCCGGAGTACTCTCAAGAGATGTCAACGTTCAGCATCTCATTTCTCTAGGCATTCCA TTCATTGCAGCTGCACAACTTGTCAACTGCTTGCTTGTCGTCTTTGATGGCCTTAACTTTGGATTATCAGATTTTACGTACTCCACATATTCCATG GTTTTGATCTCCATGATCAGCCTAGCGCTGTTGTTCCTTCTTTCCGAGGGCTATGGTTTCATTGGAATATGGATTGCCCTAAGTATATCCTTGGGTCTTAGGATTGTAGCTTGTATTTGGAG AATGGGAAGTAAGAACGGACCGTGGCGCTTTCTCGGGGAAGGACTTCTTCCACGGCGTTTTTGA